A region from the Vicia villosa cultivar HV-30 ecotype Madison, WI linkage group LG3, Vvil1.0, whole genome shotgun sequence genome encodes:
- the LOC131657762 gene encoding uncharacterized protein LOC131657762, with the protein MAVDFIAPNVIDGDIEISIDDTDVAQELEFWENAMILFALGGNLTMNAVKKFMESSWNFVVLPNLYYNEAGYFIVRFRSYEDMEKIMAQGPYFIFGKPIFLKPWSPDFEITEDVLRVLPIWITLPNLPLHLWGKSSISKISSVVGKPITTDECTAKKLRISYARVLVEVDITQKPRDTICIKDHVGKKFEQKIEYEWRPSYCHSCLRVGHDCSQQKTKQAPKVWKMKEKAEELKQGEIVETHNTTAGPSHTKIGVLEEHKEASTDENWTMVTKKGKTIMATPKNDNPVLFTNPFTHLRIGDGPIGGHSPDK; encoded by the coding sequence ATGGCGGTTGATTTTATTGCTCCAAATGTGATTGATGGAGATATTGAGATAAGCATTGATGACACGGATGTAGCACAGGAGCTGGAGTTCTGGGAAAATGCTATGATTCTCTTTGCTTTAGGAGGAAATCTCACGATGAATGCAGTGAAGAAGTTCATGGAAAGCTCATGGAACTTTGTTGTGTTACCAAATCTGTACTACAATGAAGCTGGTTACTTCATTGTGCGTTTCAGGAGCtatgaagacatggagaaaatcATGGCTCAGGGACCATATTTCATATTTGGGAAACCTATCTTTTTGAAACCATGGTCGCCTGACTTTGAAATTACGGAGGATGTTCTACGAGTGCTGCCCATATGGATCACGCTCCCTAATCTCCCTCTTCACCTATGGGGAAAGAGTAGCATCTCGAAGATCTCTAGTGTTGTTGGCAAGCCTATCACCACCGATGAATGCACGGCTAAAAAGTTGAGGATCTCCTATGCTAGGGTGCTGGTGGAAGTGGATATCACACAAAAGCCTAGGGATACCATTTGTATTAAGGATCATGTGGGGAAGAAATTTGAACAAAAAATTGAGTACGAATGGAGACCAAGTTATTGTCACTCATGTTTGCGAGTTGGACACGATTGCTCCCAACAGAAGACCAAACAGGCCCCTAAAGTGTGGAAAATGAAAGAGAAGGCTGAAGAATTGAAGCAAGGGGAGATTGTGGAAACTCATAACACAACTGCAGGACCAAGCCATACGAAAATAGGGGTGTTAGAGGAACACAAGGAAGCATCTACTGATGAGAACTGGACAATGGTTACCAAGAAGGGCAAAACAATTATGGCAACACCTAAGAATGACAATCCTGTGCTATTTACAAACCCGTTTACCCACCTTAGGATTGGAGATGGTCCTATAGGAGGGCATAGCCCTGATAAATGA